In Castanea sativa cultivar Marrone di Chiusa Pesio chromosome 6, ASM4071231v1, a single window of DNA contains:
- the LOC142640939 gene encoding putative calcium-binding protein CML21 → MGNKVGKSESPKKVSIPETKLEAKTVEAMKRRAAAGTSMKSFNSIILKFPKIDESLRNCKAIFKQFDEDSNGAIDYEELKKSFHKLEISCTEEEINDLFQACDINEDKGIDFNEFIVLLCLVYLFKDDAATLHAKARVGMPDLEATFETLVDAFVFLDKNKDGYVSKSEMAQAINETTSGEGSGQIAMKRFEEMDWDKNGMVNFKEFLFAFTGWVGIDDNEDEEEGGEKV, encoded by the exons ATGGGAAATAAAGTGGGAAAGAGTGAATCACCAAAAAAGGTCTCAATACCTGAAACAAAGCTTGAAGCCAAAACGGTTGAAGCTATGAAGCGTAGGGCGGCTGCTGGAACTTCCATGAAGTCATTCAACAGCATAATCTTGAAATTCCCAAAAATTGATGAGAGCTTAAGAAATTGCAAAGCTATTTTTAAGCAATTTG ATGAGGATTCAAATGGTGCAATTGATTATGAGGAGTTGAAAAAAAGTTTCCATAAGCTGGAAATTTCATGTACAGAAGAGGAAATCAATGATCTCTTTCAGGCATGTGATATTAATGAGGACAAGGGAATAGATTTCAATGAGTTCATTGTACTTCTCTGTCTTGTCTATCTTTTCAAAGATGATGCGGCTACCCTTCATGCT AAAGCACGGGTGGGAATGCCCGATCTGGAGGCCACATTTGAAACATTGGTAGATGCATTCGTCTTCTTGGACAAGAACAAGGATGGTTATGTAAGTAAGAGTGAGATGGCCCAAGCCATTAATGAAACTACATCAGGGGAAGGTTCTGGACAAATAGCCATGAAAAGATttg AAGAGATGGATTGGGATAAAAATGGAATGGTGAACTTCAAAGAATTTCTTTTTGCATTCACTGGTTGGGTTGGAATTGATGACAATGAGGATGAGGAAGAAGGCGGAGAGAAGGTCTGA